Proteins encoded within one genomic window of Actinoplanes octamycinicus:
- a CDS encoding NAD(P)/FAD-dependent oxidoreductase encodes MNPPRIVVVGAGHVGLYTALRLSKKLNRNHAEVVVIDPVPHMTYQPFLPEAAAGSISPRHAVVPLRRELKKCRIVSGEVTKVEHARKTVTIQPIDGPSYEMAYDHIIVAPGSVSRTLPIPGLSEIGIGLKTIGEAIYLRNHILDRLDVAAVTPDPEVRKASLNFVFVGGGFAGIEALAEMQDVVADALKYYPELDPKEVHFILVEATNRILPEVGPEMGAYAARQLAARGIDLRLDTFLNSCVDGQIELSDGDSFRAETLVWTAGVKPSPMLQQTDLPLGPRGHVNCLPTLQVATLDGEVLEGAWAAGDCAQVPDLTNPGGWCSPSAQHAVRQAKVLADNIRQVVLGGAPKEYRHKHVGGVAGLGINKGVAHVYGIKVKGYPAWLMHRFYHVSRIPSFNRKVRVLADWVLAFVLKRETVALGQLHAPREEFLEVTPPVAPKPKAEEKSADKVGSSR; translated from the coding sequence GTGAATCCGCCGCGCATAGTCGTCGTAGGTGCAGGTCATGTCGGGCTGTACACGGCCCTACGCCTGTCCAAGAAGCTGAACCGGAACCACGCCGAGGTCGTTGTCATCGACCCCGTGCCGCACATGACCTATCAGCCGTTCCTGCCCGAGGCAGCGGCCGGTAGCATCTCGCCGCGCCACGCCGTTGTGCCGCTGCGCCGTGAGCTGAAGAAGTGCCGCATCGTCTCCGGTGAGGTCACCAAGGTCGAGCACGCTCGCAAGACGGTGACCATCCAGCCGATCGACGGCCCCTCCTACGAGATGGCGTACGACCACATCATCGTGGCGCCCGGCTCGGTCTCGCGGACTCTCCCGATCCCCGGCCTCAGCGAGATCGGTATCGGTCTCAAGACCATCGGTGAGGCCATCTACCTGCGCAACCACATCCTCGACCGGCTCGACGTCGCCGCCGTGACGCCGGACCCGGAGGTGCGCAAGGCCTCGCTGAACTTCGTCTTCGTCGGTGGTGGCTTCGCCGGCATCGAGGCGCTCGCCGAGATGCAGGACGTGGTCGCCGACGCGCTGAAGTACTACCCGGAGCTGGACCCGAAGGAGGTCCACTTCATCCTGGTCGAGGCGACCAACCGGATCCTGCCGGAGGTCGGCCCGGAGATGGGCGCCTACGCCGCCCGGCAGCTCGCCGCCCGCGGCATCGACCTGCGCCTGGACACCTTCCTCAACTCGTGCGTCGACGGCCAGATCGAGCTCTCCGACGGTGACTCGTTCCGCGCCGAGACCCTGGTCTGGACGGCCGGTGTCAAGCCGTCGCCGATGCTGCAGCAGACCGACCTGCCGCTCGGCCCGCGCGGGCACGTCAACTGCCTGCCCACCCTGCAGGTCGCCACGCTGGACGGCGAGGTGCTCGAGGGCGCCTGGGCGGCCGGCGACTGCGCGCAGGTCCCCGACCTGACCAACCCGGGTGGCTGGTGCTCGCCGAGCGCCCAGCACGCGGTCCGGCAGGCCAAGGTGCTCGCCGACAACATCCGGCAGGTCGTCCTCGGCGGCGCCCCGAAGGAGTACCGGCACAAGCACGTCGGCGGCGTCGCCGGCCTGGGCATCAACAAGGGTGTCGCGCACGTCTACGGGATCAAGGTCAAGGGTTACCCGGCCTGGCTGATGCACCGCTTCTACCACGTCAGCCGGATCCCGTCGTTCAACCGCAAGGTGCGGGTGCTGGCCGACTGGGTGCTGGCCTTCGTGCTCAAGCGGGAGACCGTGGCGCTCGGCCAGCTGCACGCGCCGCGGGAGGAGTTCCTCGAGGTGACCCCGCCGGTGGCGCCGAAGCCGAAGGCCGAGGAGAAGTCCGCGGACAAGGTCGGCTCCAGCCGCTGA